A genome region from Myroides fluvii includes the following:
- a CDS encoding methylmalonyl-CoA mutase family protein yields MKRKDVQHLNLNSTSFNTASTPSVSTTIEGMVIQQKYEKEDIEALDAVDFAAGFAPYVRGISPLMYVQQPWEIQLLPATNQLEAGNISYRKQIALGQKHLLFDLSPSTSAGGFSIHTVEDVKILIDQLPLAEITATIRTNEALLPLLAMYIVAAQEQGIDTKFLRGNLQYDAFDFAPNTITPLHKAILDSLDYTYQHMPHFKVLSLSNHHLKKKKLSADQEIAYSLAQGLTYIKSGVSEKIPIDYIASQVTFSWYTGVNYFMEIAKMRATRWLWSRLVHSFHPKSEQSLALTIQTQTERWGADTKDDLTRVTTASTTAVFGGTQALAIAFDHTAYGEHTALQLHQFMQEEMKATKTVDPWAGSYYVEHTTLALAEKAWNILEEICPTDDLVAISLQKEHETQQQQNGDTTAFFPDTMQKERQAVIKVERDTQKVEWALTQLTQGVSNPTHNLLALAIEAVKVRATTEEIQRALFSNPS; encoded by the coding sequence ATGAAAAGAAAGGATGTACAACATTTGAATTTGAATTCTACTTCATTCAATACAGCATCAACGCCCTCTGTTAGTACGACCATCGAAGGCATGGTCATCCAACAAAAATACGAAAAAGAGGATATCGAAGCTTTAGATGCTGTGGATTTTGCCGCTGGTTTTGCCCCTTATGTCAGAGGAATATCTCCGTTGATGTATGTACAACAACCATGGGAGATTCAACTCCTTCCTGCTACAAATCAATTGGAAGCAGGCAATATCTCTTATCGCAAACAAATAGCATTAGGACAAAAGCATCTTCTTTTCGACCTATCCCCTTCTACTTCAGCAGGAGGATTTAGCATTCACACCGTGGAAGATGTCAAAATACTAATCGATCAACTGCCTTTGGCGGAAATAACGGCTACTATCCGCACCAATGAAGCACTATTACCGCTCTTGGCTATGTATATTGTCGCTGCGCAAGAACAAGGCATTGATACAAAATTTTTACGCGGAAATCTTCAATATGATGCATTTGATTTCGCACCGAATACGATTACTCCACTGCACAAAGCTATTCTCGACAGTTTAGATTATACCTATCAACATATGCCGCATTTTAAGGTATTATCTCTTTCGAATCACCATTTAAAAAAGAAAAAACTCAGCGCGGATCAAGAGATTGCGTATAGTTTAGCTCAGGGATTGACCTATATTAAATCGGGAGTAAGCGAAAAAATTCCAATTGACTATATAGCCTCACAGGTTACATTTTCTTGGTATACGGGGGTGAATTACTTTATGGAAATAGCCAAAATGAGAGCAACTCGCTGGCTTTGGTCGAGATTAGTTCATTCTTTTCATCCAAAGAGCGAACAATCCCTAGCCTTAACGATTCAAACCCAAACCGAGCGCTGGGGAGCCGATACAAAAGACGATTTAACACGCGTTACAACAGCTTCAACTACTGCTGTTTTTGGTGGTACACAAGCATTGGCTATCGCTTTTGACCATACCGCTTATGGGGAACATACCGCTTTACAACTGCATCAATTTATGCAAGAAGAAATGAAGGCAACTAAGACGGTAGATCCTTGGGCAGGTAGTTATTATGTAGAACACACCACCTTAGCCCTTGCAGAAAAAGCATGGAATATCTTAGAAGAAATTTGCCCTACAGACGATCTTGTTGCTATCTCACTTCAAAAAGAGCATGAGACTCAACAACAACAAAATGGTGACACAACAGCTTTTTTTCCCGACACCATGCAGAAGGAACGTCAAGCCGTAATTAAGGTAGAACGCGATACACAAAAAGTAGAATGGGCATTAACTCAATTAACTCAAGGAGTATCCAATCCAACCCATAATTTATTGGCCTTGGCAATTGAGGCGGTGAAAGTGCGAGCTACAACGGAAGAGATTCAACGCGCTTTATTTTCAAATCCATCCTAA